A segment of the Pseudanabaena sp. BC1403 genome:
TAGGCTCCGCAGAAGTCATAGCATTATCAATAACGATAGCTTCTTGAGAATAACATAAATGTCATTAGCAGAGCATCAATTCGCATCAAACCCAATATTGTTGTCAGCGCCTACGGCGCTGACAACAATATTGGGTTTGATGAAAGTAGAGTGGGCATTGCCCGCCCTACTCCTTTCTATGTTATGTTTAGCACCCTATCCTACTTAGAAGTTATTAGCCATGTCATCGTTGCCCCGTGCGATTATTCATCGTAAAAAAGTCGATGCGGTTCAGCGTTTTCACCCTTGGATTTTTTCGGGCGCGATCGCTAAAATGCAAGGCGAAGTCAGTGATGGTGACTTGGTAGAAGCCTATAGCGAAGATGGCAAGTTTTTAGCGATCGGCTTGTGGGGAATGGGTAGCATTGCGATCAAGGTGCTTTCGTTTCAGCCTGTGGAGTCGATGCAGAGTTTATTGCGCGATCGCCTACAGCAAGCGTTTACTTTAAGAAAGCAACTGGGCTTAGTCGATAATCCAGAGACAAATTGCTATCGGTTGATTAATTCTGAAGGGGATGGTTTAGCAGGGTTAATTATTGATGTTTATGGTGGCACGGCGGTTTTGCAATGTCATTCATTGGGAACCTATCGCTATCGTCAGGATATTGCGGAGATATTGAAAGAAATTTATGGCGATCGCTTACTTGCCGTTTACGACAAAAGCTCAGCGACGCTTTCACGCAAATCACAAACTCAGTCTCAAGATGGTTTATTGATCGGAGAGAAATCTGCTGATAGTGCCGAGGTTCTGGAATATGGACATCGCTTTATTGTTGACTGGGAAAGAGGGCAGAAAACAGGTTTTTTCTTAGATCAACGTGAAAATCGGCGTTTGTTTGGCAAGTATGCCATTGGTAAAAAAGTTTTAAATACTTTCTGCTATTCGGGCGGATTTTCGGTGTACGCAATGGCGGCGGGTGCGCGAGAAGTGCATTCGATCGATAGCTCTGTGAAGGCGATGGAATGGACAGATCGCAATATTGCTGCGAATTTTGATGCTGATCGTCAGGCGGCTCATACGTCTTTCGCAGGCGATGTATTTGATTTTCTGAAGCAATGCGATCGCGATTACGATGCGATCGTGCTTGATCCACCTGCTTTTGCCAAAAGCTTATCGGCGCGACATTCAGCAATGCAAGCTTATCGGCGTTTGAATTTGCAGGCTATGTCTAAATTAAAAAGTGGCGGTTTGTTGTTCACTTTCTCCTGTTCTCAGGTAGTGAATGTGGAGAATTTTACAGGAGCAGTGACAGCAGCAGCAATCGAGTCAGGGCGGACGATTCAAGTTTTACATCATCTAACGCATCCTGCGGATCATCCTACGAGTATTTTTCATCCAGAAGGCGCGTATCTTAAAGGCTTAGTTTTGAGCGTTATCTAAGCAGCCATAATTTGCGCAACAGTGAGATTTAATTCTGGAAAGGTTGGCGAAACTAGGCGATCGCTATTTTGAAACCTTGTTAGTTGGTACTTACCTTCTGTATCTAAGGTAAATATGAAAACAGATGGGAGCTTAGGCTCGCCTAGATAGTCGCGAGAACCAATCGCTAAATAATCAACAATCCAATACTCAGGAATCCCTAAACGTTCGTATTCTGCGAGTTTATCAATGTAATCATCTTCCCAATTAGTGGACACCACCTCAACAGCAATCTGAATTGGTTCGCGAATACCTCGATGATTTTGGCGATCGCTCCGCCAAACATCCCGATTAATTACACTTACATCTGGATGTCTGCCCTGTTCTTTACCGTTTTTATTTGTGGTTAAAACCGCAGCAACATCATTGACTACATAGTTTAACTGAAGTCGCTTGACCTCATCCTTAATTGCATCCATGATTAATCCCGCAACATCGTAGTGAAGTCTGGTTGCTAAAATTTTTACCATTTTGCCATCCACAAGTTCATAGCGACCATCTTCAGGACATTGCTCCAAAAATTTATCAAAACTTAGATCTAGCTTTTGTTCTAGTTCTGAGCCAGATTTTGGTTGAGTGAGTGTAATCATAGATTTCCTCAAAATGCGTAGTCTAAATTATATCAAACCCCTATCAAAGCCTCTCTAGTTCAAAAAAGCCGCAAAGTGCAGTAGTGTTTCGCACCGCACTTTGCGGCTTTAATTGTAAAAATGTCAGAAAATGTCAGAAAACTTCTAGAGAAAATTGCTTTTATGTCGCTACAATGTGTGCACCTTTTTGGTGAGGATGTAGGGATATGTATAGAAAGCGTCAGAAAATGTCCGTTGTAAGTCTAGGAGCAACAATCTTAGCTGCTTTTGTGGGGGCGATCGTCGTGCCGATGCCGACACAGGCACAACAAGCAACCGTCAACCCCGCAAATCGCTCTGTTCGAGATGAAGCCGATCGCTTGCTCGATCTTGGCTATGGTCAACTCAAAGATGGCAAACATCGCGAAGCAATCAAGACTTGGCTCTATGCGATCGGTTATTACCGCCGAGTCAATGATCAATCTGCGATTTCCTACACTTTGGCGCGGGTGAGCGATGCCTATGAAATGATGGGGGCAGCTAATGCAGCTCAAGACATGACTCGTCAAAGAATCCGTTACGCCAATACCCTGAAGGATAA
Coding sequences within it:
- a CDS encoding class I SAM-dependent rRNA methyltransferase — its product is MSSLPRAIIHRKKVDAVQRFHPWIFSGAIAKMQGEVSDGDLVEAYSEDGKFLAIGLWGMGSIAIKVLSFQPVESMQSLLRDRLQQAFTLRKQLGLVDNPETNCYRLINSEGDGLAGLIIDVYGGTAVLQCHSLGTYRYRQDIAEILKEIYGDRLLAVYDKSSATLSRKSQTQSQDGLLIGEKSADSAEVLEYGHRFIVDWERGQKTGFFLDQRENRRLFGKYAIGKKVLNTFCYSGGFSVYAMAAGAREVHSIDSSVKAMEWTDRNIAANFDADRQAAHTSFAGDVFDFLKQCDRDYDAIVLDPPAFAKSLSARHSAMQAYRRLNLQAMSKLKSGGLLFTFSCSQVVNVENFTGAVTAAAIESGRTIQVLHHLTHPADHPTSIFHPEGAYLKGLVLSVI
- a CDS encoding Uma2 family endonuclease, giving the protein MITLTQPKSGSELEQKLDLSFDKFLEQCPEDGRYELVDGKMVKILATRLHYDVAGLIMDAIKDEVKRLQLNYVVNDVAAVLTTNKNGKEQGRHPDVSVINRDVWRSDRQNHRGIREPIQIAVEVVSTNWEDDYIDKLAEYERLGIPEYWIVDYLAIGSRDYLGEPKLPSVFIFTLDTEGKYQLTRFQNSDRLVSPTFPELNLTVAQIMAA